A single region of the Lepus europaeus isolate LE1 chromosome 1, mLepTim1.pri, whole genome shotgun sequence genome encodes:
- the LOC133767055 gene encoding LOW QUALITY PROTEIN: AP-3 complex subunit mu-2-like (The sequence of the model RefSeq protein was modified relative to this genomic sequence to represent the inferred CDS: inserted 1 base in 1 codon) → MIHSLFLINSLGDIFLEKHWKSVVSRSLCDYFFEAQERATEAENMPXVIPTPHYLLSVYRHKIFFVAVIQTEVPPLFVIEFLHRVVDTFQGYFGVCSEPVIKDNVVVVYEVLEEMLDNGFPLATESNILKELIKPPTILRTVVNTITGSTNVGDQPPTGQLSVVPWRRTGVKYTNNEAYFDVIEDIGAIIDKSGSTITAEIQGVMDACVKLTGRPDLTLSFMNPRLLDDVSFHPCVRFKRWESERILSFIPPDVNFRLLSYHVSAQNLVVIPVYVKHSISFRDSSALGRFEITVEPKQTMGKTVEGVLVSSQMPKGVLNMSLTPSQGTHTFDPVTKMLSWDVGKITPQKLPSLKGTMSLQAGAPKPDENPTVNLQFKIQQPAISGLKVNRLDMYGEKYKPFKGIKNMTKAGKFQVRT, encoded by the exons ATGATCCACAGTCTCTTCTTGATCAACTCCTTGGGGGACATTTTCCTGGAGAAGCACTGGAAAAGTGTGGTCAGCCGTTCCTTGTGTGATTACTTTTTCGAGGCGCAGGAGAGGGCCACGGAGGCAGAGAACATGC GGGTCATCCCCACGCCTCACTACCTCCTCAGTGTGTACCGCCACAAGATCTTCTTCGTGGCGGTGATCCAGACGGAGGTCCCGCCCCTGTTCGTCATTGAGTTCCTTCACCGAGTAGTGGACACCTTCCAGGGTTATTTTGGAGTGTGCTCAGAGCCAGTGATCAAAGACAATGTGGTCGTTGTTTATGAGGTGTTGGAAGAGATGCTGGACAACGGGTTTCCACTGGCTACCGAGTCCAACATCCTCAAAGAACTGATAAAGCCTCCCACCATCCTGCGAACAGTAGTCAACACCATAACAGgaagcaccaatgtgggagaccagcctCCAACTGGACAGCTGTCGGTGGTGCCGTGGCGGCGGACTGGCGTGAAGTATACCAATAACGAGGCTTACTTTGATGTGATTGAAGACATCGGTGCTATTATTGATAAATCAGGCTCCACCATCACTGCCGAGATCCAGGGGGTCATGGACGCCTGTGTCAAGCTGACGGGAAGGCCAGACCTGACGCTGTCCTTCATGAACCCCAGGCTGTTGGATGATGTCAGCTTCCACCCTTGCGTCCGGTTCAAGCGCTGGGAATCGGAGCGGATCCTCTCCTTCATCCCTCCCGACGTCAACTTCCGCCTGCTCTCTTACCATGTCAGTGCGCAGAATCTGGTCGTGATTCCCGTGTACGTGAAACATAGCATCAGCTTCAGGGACAGCAGCGCCCTGGGCCGCTTTGAAATCACAGTGGAGCCCAAGCAGACGATGGGGAAGACCGTAGAGGGGGTGCTGGTCAGCAGCCAGATGCCCAAGGGCGTCCTGAACATGAGCCTCACGCCATCACAGGGCACGCACACCTTCGACCCCGTGACAAAGATGCTGTCCTGGGATGTAGGAAAAATAACCCCCCAGAAGCTGCCGAGTCTCAAGGGGACCATGAGTCTTCAAGCCGGGGCGCCCAAGCCCGACGAGAACCCCACGGTTAACCTGCAGTTTAAGATCCAGCAGCCGGCCATTTCCGGACTCAAAGTGAACCGCCTGGACATGTATGGCGAGAAGTACAAACCCTTTAAGGGCATAAAGAACATGACCAAAGCCGGAAAGTTCCAAGTTCGAACCTGA